One stretch of Kwoniella newhampshirensis strain CBS 13917 chromosome 5, whole genome shotgun sequence DNA includes these proteins:
- a CDS encoding di-trans,poly-cis-decaprenylcistransferase, with amino-acid sequence MSSSPLLSDLVHRVFSLITTLLLFLLSLGPIPQHVGFVMDGNRRYARESGKQVAEGHSEGFHALRRTLEICLRLRIRAVSVYAFSIDNFSRSEAEVKALMKLAKQRLTELCKHGELLEEYGVKIRFVGQVGLLPRDVQQAVREMEEMTAGHKNGVLNVCCPYTSRDEITTAMQDTVQGIYDGEVPPSTITPRDIFDRLGTSQAVASVDERLFYSPKSAGKLDILVRTSDVKRLSDFMMWQASDDTQLHFVKTYWPEFGLSDMVPILLGWQQKVWMKRVGLS; translated from the exons ATGTCTTCCTCACCACTGCTCTCGGACCTGGTACATCGTGTGTtctccctcatcaccaccctgctcctcttcctgctctcGCTCGGACCTATACCGCAACATGTTGGATTCGTCATGGACGGGAACAGACGTTACGCCAGAGAATCAGGCAAGCAGGTGGCAGAGGGACATTCGGAAGGGTTCCATGCGTTACGTAGG ACCCTCGAGATTTGTCTGAGACTACGGATACGAGCGGTGTCGGTCTACGCTTTTTCGATAGACAACTTCAGCAGATCAGAGGCGGAAGTGAAAGCCTTGATGAAACTTGCCAAACAACGATTGACAGAGCTGTGCAAGCATGG TGAACTCTTGGAAGAATATGGTGTCAAGATCAGATTCGTTGGGCAAGTCGGACTGTTACCTCGTGATGTTCAGCAGGCCGTtcgagagatggaagagatgacgGCAGGACACAAGAA CGGAGTTCTCAACGTATGCTGTCCATACACATCtcgagatgagatcacTACAGCCATGCAGGATACGGTGCAGGGCATCTACGATGGAGAAGTACCGCCGAG CACAATCACACCTAGAGATATCTTCGATCGGCTCGGGACTTCACAAGCTGTCGCTTCGGTGGATGAGCGGTTATTCTACAGTCCGAAAAGTGCCGGCAAGCTGGATATTCTGGTACGGACCTCGGACGTGAAGCGTCTGAGTGACTTCATGATGtggcag GCCTCGGACGACACCCAGTTGCACTTTGTCAAGACGTACTGGCCCGAGTTTGGACTCTCCGATATGGTTCCGATACTACTGGGCTGGCAGCAGAAGGTGTGGATGAAGCGTGTGGGTTTGTCATGA
- a CDS encoding 60S ribosomal protein eL18, giving the protein MGIDIRHHHVKKGNRQAPKSEDPYLLLLVKLYRFLARRTDSRFNRVILRRLFMSKINRPPISISRIVKETKGSNPDNSKTVVVVGPILDDERLPEVPKLSIAALRFSTAARERIVAAGGEAITLDQLALRAPTGSNTVLLRGKRNVREAVKHFGGPLKGGKPYIESKGRKFEKARGRRKSRGFKIKSTHK; this is encoded by the exons ATGGGTATCGATATCCGTCACCACCACGTCAAGAAGGGAAACCGACAGGCTCCCAAGTCCGAGGACCCTTacttgctcttgctcgtcAAGTTATACCGATTCCTGGCCCGAAGGACCGACTCGAGGTTCAACCGAGTCATCCTCAGGAGGTTGTTCATGAGCAAG ATCAACCGACcccccatctccatctctcgaATCGTCAAGGAGACCAAGGGTTCCAACCCGGACAACTCCAAGaccgtcgtcgttgtcggtcccatcctcgacgacgagcgaCTCCCCGAGGTCCCCAAGCTCTCCATCGCCGCTCTCCGATTCTCCACCGCTGCCCGTGAGCGAATTGTCGCCGCCGGCGGTGAGGCCATCACCCTCGACCAGCTCGCTCTCCGTGCCCCTACCGGTTCCAACACTGTCCTCCTCCGAGGCAAGAGGAACGTCCGAGAGGCCGTCAAGCACTTTGGTGGACCCCTCAAGGGCGGTAAGCCTTACATTGAGAGCAAGGGCAGGAAGTTTGAGAAGGCCCGTGGTAGGAGAAAG TCGAGGGGTTTCAAGATCAAGTCCACCCACAAGTAA
- a CDS encoding DNA-directed RNA polymerase II subunit RPB2 — protein sequence MDAGTDYTISQPVEDGFSYDPNYDYHQYQSDDVKAGDENKYDMDGEYEEAEPISQEDYWTVINSFFDEKGLVRQQLESFNEFIENTMQEIVDDHARLTLDQFTQYTGVTGDETRRYEISFGQIYLARVNHTEMDGRTNMLFPQEARLRNLTYSAPLYVDIKKRTLTASGVDDPIEADWKPAVGQDGEIEAAEEEKVSIGKVPVMVRSNFCLLHGLPDDKCHDIGECHYDQGGYFIISGSEKVLIAQERMASNHVFVFLKAAPARFTYFAEINSQKEKGGKVANHTEVRLYSRAPGTTGGVIRVSLPYTKVDIPLVIVFRALGIVPDRDVLSHICFGEDDDPLLEMLQPSIEEAFAVQDRDTALDFIGRRGQHEKAPRAQRQRAAFDILHKEFLPHVSTSEGFESKKAFFLGYMVHRLCSAALGRKDLDDRDHFGNKRLDLAGPLMAEMFGVVFGKLREDMYRYLKKNKDFALNMAIRPNTVTDGLKYALATGNWGKRGNTRAGVSQVLNRYTFASTLSHLRRTNTPIGRDSKAAKPRQLHNTHWGMVCPAETPEGAACGLVKNLALMSYISVGSYSAPVMEFLEEWGLEDLSEYTHAPSATKVFVNGVWMGIHRDAPTLHANLLQMRRGGQLKHEVSIVRDIRERELRLYTDYGRVCRPLFIVDQATQSIRLKREHITRIERTSEAGEAWDQLLSDGIIEYVDASEEETILIAMTSEDLENARTKNSKTELVRDRAAHNLESFDPSARIKSTVFSKSYTHMEIHPSMILGVCASIVPFPDHNQSPRNTYQSAMGKQAMGVFLTNYQLRMDTMANILYYPQKPLATTRSMEYLKFSELPAGQNAIVAIMCYSGYNQEDSVIMNQSSIDRGLFRSLYYRSYTDTEKMKGMTKAETIEKPDRNETLRMKQGSSDRYAKLDVDGLVSPATNVNGDDILIGKTAPLPEDSEELGQRTQLHQKRDISTPLKSTEQGLVDQVMITTNGEGHKFVKIRVRSTRVPQIGDKFASRHGQKGTIGITYRQEDMPFTAEGLVPDIIINPHAIPSRMTIGHLVECLLSKLSTLTGGEGDATPFTELTVEAVSQMLRAKGYQSRGFEVLYHGHTGRKLQAQVYFGPTYYQRLKHMVDDKIHARARGPLQILTRQPVEGRSRDGGLRFGEMERDCMISHGIAGFLKERMYDSSDAFRIHVCDLCGLMAVANLKKQEFYCSVCRNSTQISQVYIPYAAKLLFQELQAMNIACRMYGDMD from the exons ATGGATGCAG GTACAGATTACACAATCTCTCAACCTGTCGAAGATGGGTTTTCTTATGACCCAAATTACGACTATCACCAATACCAATCCGACGATGTGAAGGCTGGAGATGAGAACAAGTACGATATGGATGGAGAGTACGAGGAGGCGGAGCCCATCAGTCAGGAAGATTATTGGACGGTGATCAACTCGTTCTTTGACGAAAAGGGTCTGGTCCGACAACAACTCGAATCCTTCAATGAGTTTATCGAGAACACAATGCAGGAGATCGTGGACGATCACGCGAGGTTGACGTTGGATCAGTTCACGCAATACACAGGTGTCACTGGTGACGAAACG CGTCGGTACGAGATTTCGTTCGGACAAATCTACCTTGCGAGGGTGAACCACACCGAGATGGACGGTCGAACAAACATGTTATTTCCTCAAGAAGCGCGACTTCGAAATCTCACCTATTCTGCCCCGCTCTATGTTGACATCAAAAAGCGGACGCTCACCGCGTCTGGAGTGGACGACCCCATTGAGGCTGACTGGAAACCTGCTGTCggacaagatggagagatcgaggctgccgaggaggagaaggtgtcTATCGGAAAG GTCCCCGTTATGGTCAGATCGAACTTCTGTCTCCTGCACGGTCTACCGGATGATAAATGTCACGACATCGGAGAATGTCATTATGACCAGGGAGGATACTTCATCATTTCAGGATCCGAGAAGGTGTTGATTGCACAAGAAAGAATGGCCTCGAACCACGTATTCGTCTTCCTGAAGGCGGCACCTGCACGATTCACCTACTTTGCGGAGATAAATTctcagaaggagaaaggtgGTAAGGTGGCGAACCATACGGAAGTCAGACTGTATTCGAGAGCACCTGGAACT ACTGGTGGTGTCATCCGTGTATCCCTTCCTTACACAAAGGTTGATATCCCCCttgtcatcgtcttccgaGCTCTCGGTATCGTGCCCGACAGAGACGTTCTCAGCCACATCTGTTTCggtgaagacgacgatcctctcctcgagaTGCTCCAACCTTCCATCGAGGAGGCTTTCGCTGTGCAAGACCGAGACACCGCACTTGATTTCATTGGTCGACGTGGGCAACATGAGAAAGCGCCGAGAGCACAAAGACAACGTGCCGCGTTCGACATTCTCCACAAGGAGTTCTTACCACACGTGTCTACATCGGAAGGATTCGAGTCAAAgaaagccttcttcttgggtTACATGGTTCACAGATTATGTTCTGCCGCGCTGGGAAGGAAAGATTTggatgatcgagatcacTTTGGGAACAAGAGATTAGACCTCGCGGGGCCGTTGATGGCAGAGATGTTCGGGGTGGTGTTCGGAAAGCTCAGAGAGGATATGTACCGGTACCtgaagaag AATAAGGACTTTGCTCTGAACATGGCTATTCGACCGAACACCGTTACAGACGGTCTCAAATACGCTTTGGCTACGGGCAATTGGGGAAAAAGGGGTAACACACGAGCTGGTGTCTCGCAAGTGCTCAACCGATACACCTTTGCATCGACTCTTTCCCATCTGCGAAGAACCAATACACCTATCGGACGAGATTCCAAGGCAGCAAAACCTCGACAACTGCACAACACGCACTGGGGTATGGTCTGTCCTGCCGAGACACCTGAAGGAGCTGCGTGTGGTTTGGTCAAGAACCTCGCACTCATGTCATACATCTCTGTTGGTTCCTACTCGGCACCGGTCATGGAGTTCCTCGAGGAATGGGGTCTGGAGGATTTGTCCGAGTATACGCATGCGCCTTCGGCTACGAAGGTGTTCGTCAACGGTGTCTGGATGGGTATCCACCGAGATGCGCCAACGCTGCATGCCAACCTCTTACAAATGCGACGAGGCGGTCAGTTGAAGCACGAAGTCAGTATCGTGCGAGATATccgagagcgagagctACGATTGTACACCGATTACGGACGAGTTTGTCGTCCACTGTTCATTGTTGATCAAGCCACCCAGAGCATCAGGCTCAAGCGGGAGCACATCACTCGTATCGAGCGGACCAGTGAAGCAGGCGAGGCGTGGGACCAGCTGCTGTCGGATGGCATCATTGAATACGTGGACGcttcggaagaagaaacgatCCTTATCGCCATGACATCAGAGGATCTAGAAAATGCTCGGACGAAGAACAGCAAGACGGAGTTGGTGAGGGATAGAGCCGCCCACAACTTGGAATCCTTCGACCCTTCGGCGAGGATCAAGAGTACGGTGTTCAGCAAAAGTTACACGCATATGGAGATTCATCCAAGTATGATCTTGGGTGTATGTGCCAGTATCGTGCCTTTTCCTGACCACAATCAA TCACCCCGTAACACGTACCAGTCCGCGATGGGCAAACAGGCTATGGGTGTATTCCTCACCAATTATCAGCTGCGTATGGACACCATGGCGAATATTCTGTACTACCCTCAAAAGCCACTGGCCACGACACGATCCATGGAATATCTCAAGTTCTCGGAACTTCCTGCTGGACAAAACGCCATCGTCGCGATCATGTGTTATTCGGGTTATAACCAAGAAGATTCCGTCATTATGAATCAGAGTTCCATCGACCGAGGTCTGTTCAGATCGCTCTACTACCGGTCATACACCGACacagagaagatgaagggtATGACAAAGGCGGAGACGATCGAGAAACCAGATAGGAACGAGACattgaggatgaagcaAGGCTCAAGCGATCGTTATGCCAAACTCGACGTGGATGGTTTGGTCAGCCCAGCAACCAATGTCAATGGCGATGACATTCTCATTGGTAAGACGGCACCACTGCCCGAAGATAGCGAGGAGCTGGGTCAAAGAACGCAGCTGCATCAGAAGCGAGATATCTCGACGCCGCTGAAGAGCACGGAGCAAGGTCTGGTAGACCAAGTCATGATCACGACGAACGGCGAGGGACATAAATTTGTCAAAATTCGAGTCCGATCGACCCGAGTTCCTCAAATCGGTGACAAATTCGCTTCTCGACACGGTCAGAAAGGTACCATCGGTATCACATATCGACAAGAAGACATGCCGTTCACAGCGGAAGGTCTTGTACctgacatcatcatcaaccccCACGCTATCCCCTCCCGAATGACGATAGGACACTTGGTCGAGTGTCTCTTGTCAAAGCTCTCTACCTTGactggaggagaaggtgacgCTACGCCATTCACAGAGTTGACTGTGGAAGCTGTGTCGCAAATGTTGAGAGCGAAGGGTTACCAATCGCGAGGATTCGAGGTGCTCTATCACGGCCACACGGGAAGGAAGCTGCAGGCTCAGGTGTATTTCGGCCCGACGTATTATCAACGGTTGAAACATATGGTGGACGACAAGATCCACGCGAGGGCTCGAGGACCTTTGCAGATCCTGACCAGACAACCTGTTGAAGGTAGAAGTCGAGATGGTGGTTTACGTTtcggagagatggag AGAGATTGTATGATCTCGCATGGTATCGCTGGATtcttgaaggagaggatgtaCG ACTCGTCCGATGCCTTCAGAATACACGTCTGCGACCTTTGCGGTCTCATGGCGGTTGCGAACCTGAAGAAGCAAGAGTTCTACTGCTCAGTGTGCAGAAACAGTACTCAGATCTCTCAAGTGTACATTCCTTATGCGGCGAAGTTGCTCTTccaagag CTGCAAGCGATGAACATCGCATGTCGAATGTATGGCGATATGGATTAG
- a CDS encoding arginine biosynthesis bifunctional protein ArgJ, mitochondrial, giving the protein MPPSLPFPSAALRAIPTLARAATTSAGTTPTPPKPPPSKDHHVHSYSPEAFPLGYSVSSTHSSIKKKAGALDLGVLVSTSDQPCSAAACLTRNVFKAAPVTVTTELLQSGKGRARGFIVNSGCANAVTGKKGLEDAWAMSKNTTSQLPPGPVGVGTLVMSTGVIGQHLPISSILGNIPDLTRTLDDSSKSWLNLARAFMTTDTFPKLRARTFKLGDRLVRMAGIDKGAGMIAPSMGPPQPPHATLLGVIATDAAVHPEALQSALNYAVDRSFNSITVDGDMSTNDTILCLANGAAGKVEDEGRESAEKMEEITEKGNPEEFRIFKEELRSFAEELAQLVVRDGEGATKFVTVRVKNAPSYDIANSVAKSVANSSLFKTAMYGEDANWGRILCAVGYTPLSPNPISPTSVSVSFIPASTLSDSTPLRLLTNGEPEPNIDEERASAILAEEDLEVEIDLGDGNEEARVWTCDFSHEYVTINGSVSTASLYCCGQDC; this is encoded by the exons ATGCCTCCCTCgcttcctttcccttctgCCGCTCTTCGAGCTATACCGACTCTCGCTCGAGCCGCTACCACCTCAGCCGGTACAACCCCGACCCCGCCCAAACCACCTCCATCGAAAGATCATCATGTCCACTCCTACTCCCCCGAAGCTTTCCCTCTTGGATACTCGGTGTCTTCTACCCATTCATcaatcaagaagaaggccgGTGCTCTGGATCTCGGTGTCCTGGTCTCCACTTCCGATCAGCCATGCTCAGCGGCTGCCTGTTTGACCCGAAATGTCTTCAAGGCTGCTCCTGTCACCGTGACGACCGAACTGTTGCAAAGCGGTAAGGGACGTGCGAGGGGGTTCATTGTCAACTCAGGTTGTGCGAATGCTGTCACTGGAAAGAAAGGGTTGGAAGATGCCTGGGCCATGTCTAAAAACACCACCTCTCAACTCCCACCGGGACCCGTCGGTGTAGGCACTCTGGTCATGTCGACGGGTGTCATAGgtcaacatcttcccatctcatctATCCTCGGCAACATCCCCGATCTGACTCGCACCTTGGACGATTCTTCGAAATCATGGCTCAACCTCGCTCGTGCATTCATGACGACCGACACGTTCCCGAAACTCCGTGCTCGAACGTTCAAACTCGGTGATCGACTCGTCCGGATGGCCGGTATCGACAAAGGCGCAGGTATGATCGCGCCTTCGATGGGaccacctcaacctcctcaCGCCACTTTGCTCGGAGTGATCGCGACAGATGCTGCCGTTCATCCTGAAGCACTACAATCGGCTCTGAACTATGCGGTAGACAGGAGTTTTAACAGTATCACCGTCGATGGAGATATGAGCACCAACGATACCATCCTGTGTTTGGCAAACGGTGCTGCCgggaaggtcgaggacgagggaagggaaagcgctgagaagatggaggagatcacAGAGAAAGGTAACCCCGAGGAATTCAGAATCTTCAAAGAGGAGTTGCGAAGTTTTGCAGAGGAATTGGCTCAGCTGGTCGTCagggatggtgaaggtgcTACTAAATTCGTTACCGTTCgagtcaag AACGCTCCATCATACGACATCGCCAACTCTGTGGCTAAGAGCGTTGCCAATTCGTCATTGTTCAAGACTGCTATGTatggtgaag ATGCAAACTGGGGTCGTATTCTCTGTGCAGT CGGCTACACCCCGCTTTCTCCCAACCCCATCTCCCCCACCAGCGTTTCCGTGTCATTCATTCCTGCCTCGACTCTGTCCGACTCAACACCGCTTCGATTACTCACAAACGGCGAGCCCGAGCCGAACATTGACGAAGAGCGAGCCAGTGCAATCCtggcagaggaggatctgGAAGTGGAGATCGATCTGGGAGACGGTAATGAGGAAGCAAGAGTCTGGACTTGTGATTTCTCccat GAATACGTGACTATCAACGGAAGTGTGAGTACTGCATCTCTGTATTGCTGTGGACAAGATTGCTGA